The Amycolatopsis sp. DG1A-15b genome window below encodes:
- a CDS encoding YccF domain-containing protein has product MRTLLNIIWLVLCGFWMAVGYLVAGVICCVLIVTIPFGLASFRIARYAFWPFGRTVVDRRDAGAASCVGNVVWVVFAGWWLALGHVFTGIALCITIVGIPLGIANFKLIPVSLVPLGKEIVEIA; this is encoded by the coding sequence ATGCGCACCCTGCTGAACATCATCTGGCTCGTCCTGTGCGGCTTCTGGATGGCCGTGGGCTACCTGGTCGCCGGCGTCATCTGCTGCGTCCTGATCGTCACCATCCCGTTCGGGCTGGCGTCGTTCCGCATCGCGCGTTACGCGTTCTGGCCGTTCGGGCGCACCGTCGTCGACCGGCGGGACGCGGGCGCCGCGTCGTGCGTCGGCAACGTCGTTTGGGTCGTCTTCGCCGGGTGGTGGCTGGCGCTCGGGCACGTCTTCACCGGCATCGCGCTCTGCATCACCATCGTCGGGATCCCGCTCGGCATCGCGAACTTCAAGCTGATCCCGGTGTCGCTGGTGCCGCTCGGCAAGGAGATCGTCGAGATCGCCTAG